A stretch of Candidatus Bathyarchaeia archaeon DNA encodes these proteins:
- a CDS encoding shikimate kinase, which produces MAGFGEAEAHGAATIVNAIATGRGAAFGVALKTTARVTLTNEAGIVRGRIIGDEGESTKLIERAVLLVLERFGGDNRYGASVETESSIPIARGLKSSSTAANATVLATAAALGELLDDLTAVNLSVEAAIEAGVTITGAFDDACASFLGGVIVTDNLRRQILKRYEFDDEYIILFLIPPKKAYTSDVNLKRVRLIAPQVELALREALLGNYWHALTLNGLLHAAALGYDPGPAIDALEAGALASGLSGKGPATVAVVLEENANAVAEAWRPYAGQVVQTMVNRRKASVVRME; this is translated from the coding sequence GTGGCTGGATTCGGTGAGGCAGAAGCTCATGGAGCGGCGACAATAGTCAACGCGATAGCCACAGGGCGCGGAGCCGCATTCGGAGTCGCTCTCAAAACCACAGCCAGAGTAACACTTACAAACGAGGCGGGGATCGTTAGAGGGCGAATAATAGGTGACGAGGGAGAAAGCACAAAACTAATCGAGAGAGCAGTCTTACTTGTACTCGAACGTTTCGGTGGAGATAATAGATATGGCGCCTCAGTCGAGACCGAGTCATCCATCCCGATCGCGAGAGGCTTGAAAAGCAGCAGCACTGCCGCGAACGCCACCGTGCTGGCAACCGCGGCGGCTTTGGGTGAACTACTCGACGACCTAACGGCAGTGAACCTCAGCGTGGAGGCAGCTATCGAAGCCGGTGTGACCATAACAGGCGCTTTCGACGATGCCTGTGCCTCCTTCTTAGGGGGAGTCATAGTTACGGATAATCTCAGGCGTCAGATACTGAAGAGATACGAGTTTGATGATGAATATATAATACTCTTCCTAATCCCTCCGAAGAAAGCATACACCTCAGATGTCAATTTGAAGAGGGTCAGACTGATCGCTCCTCAAGTTGAGCTAGCCTTGAGAGAAGCTCTCCTCGGAAACTACTGGCATGCCCTGACATTGAATGGTCTCCTGCATGCTGCCGCCCTTGGATACGACCCTGGGCCAGCTATTGACGCCTTAGAGGCAGGTGCTTTGGCTTCAGGTCTGAGCGGTAAAGGCCCCGCCACTGTCGCTGTAGTTTTGGAAGAAAATGCGAACGCTGTTGCCGAAGCTTGGCGTCCATACGCAGGTCAGGTTGTACAAACCATGGTAAACCGGCGGAAAGCTTCGGTTGTGAGGATGGAATGA
- a CDS encoding chorismate mutase: MIGLEVNQLREKIRRIDSGILRLAKARLELVRQIGEKKKLLGLPITDLAVEREVIERATSLSEAIGLNKELALKLVGLLVWESVRIQGEVIPDRVSYFYEISEEAGKFEAKGEKVSRLDHSEPRFTIPSRMRE; this comes from the coding sequence ATGATAGGGCTAGAGGTGAACCAGCTTAGGGAAAAGATCCGCCGGATAGATAGCGGTATACTAAGGCTTGCTAAAGCGAGATTAGAGCTGGTACGACAGATAGGAGAGAAAAAAAAGCTTCTGGGGCTCCCCATAACCGACCTCGCAGTAGAGAGAGAGGTAATAGAGCGGGCCACATCCTTAAGTGAAGCTATAGGGCTGAATAAGGAGCTGGCTCTGAAACTGGTTGGGCTCTTAGTCTGGGAGTCAGTCAGGATTCAAGGCGAAGTCATCCCAGATAGAGTATCCTACTTCTACGAAATCTCTGAGGAGGCTGGAAAGTTTGAGGCTAAAGGTGAGAAGGTAAGTAGACTTGACCATTCTGAACCGCGTTTCACTATACCTTCAAGGATGAGAGAG
- a CDS encoding pyridoxal phosphate-dependent aminotransferase codes for VADKIDDEPPLGHMSSMGLQELRGALAERLTLEFGVDVKPENILITSSSRHAVFSAILSKVSIGDRVVIPEPTRPVYASCVELAGGRTDIVHTTLEDGWQVDIGAVDDALAAGARLIILNSPSNPTGRIINGSELDELSKMAERRSAYILSDEAYRGYSFKPYKSILQAACCNFIHVGILSDWLGVAGWRIGYVISDLQTVSRMRKILQLSVTCAPSFIYQAALKALKNDYRNTANIFRKMLEDRMNAACSELDRLPVEYYRPEGAMFIFPKFDLEGFDSRAFAKSLLREAKVAVTPGEAFGRYPEYLRLSVATSKLKIREAMRRINSYLGRMSR; via the coding sequence GTTGCAGATAAAATCGACGACGAGCCTCCTCTAGGGCACATGTCCTCAATGGGGCTTCAAGAACTCAGAGGAGCCTTAGCTGAGAGGTTAACTCTAGAGTTCGGTGTCGACGTGAAACCGGAGAACATCCTAATAACCTCTAGTAGCAGGCATGCTGTCTTTTCAGCGATATTGTCTAAAGTATCAATTGGTGACAGGGTTGTAATACCCGAACCTACCCGGCCTGTCTATGCCTCTTGCGTCGAGCTTGCCGGTGGAAGAACTGATATTGTGCACACGACACTGGAGGATGGGTGGCAGGTGGATATCGGCGCTGTTGACGATGCACTTGCTGCTGGGGCTAGGCTCATAATCCTGAACAGCCCATCTAACCCCACTGGGAGGATTATTAATGGAAGTGAGCTTGACGAACTGTCCAAAATGGCGGAGAGGAGGAGCGCCTACATCTTATCTGACGAAGCCTACCGTGGCTACTCCTTTAAGCCTTACAAGAGCATCCTCCAAGCGGCTTGTTGTAACTTCATCCATGTGGGTATCTTATCTGACTGGCTTGGCGTGGCGGGTTGGCGAATCGGCTATGTGATCTCCGATTTGCAGACAGTCTCTCGAATGCGTAAAATCCTCCAGCTATCCGTCACATGCGCCCCAAGCTTCATCTATCAAGCAGCCTTAAAGGCTCTCAAGAACGATTACAGAAACACTGCAAACATCTTCCGTAAAATGTTGGAAGACCGTATGAATGCAGCCTGCAGCGAGCTCGACAGGCTGCCCGTTGAATACTATAGACCAGAAGGCGCGATGTTTATCTTTCCAAAGTTTGATCTTGAGGGCTTTGACTCTAGAGCATTCGCTAAGAGCCTTTTGAGGGAGGCAAAGGTTGCTGTGACACCTGGGGAGGCTTTCGGCAGATACCCTGAATACCTAAGACTTTCCGTCGCAACCAGCAAGCTCAAGATAAGGGAGGCTATGCGCAGGATTAACTCTTATCTAGGTCGCATGAGTAGGTGA
- the aroD gene encoding type I 3-dehydroquinate dehydratase produces MNIKICGVITARTPNELKNMLLKAERLKVDLAEIRIDYWKREMNSQGVRKLSALPLIATVRPIWEGGVFDRGEEERKFLLLSAADAGFDYVDIELRTEGLNKMVEEVRRAGSKPIVSSHNFNFTPDADELYRIFLEELKVGAEICKIVTMAKSFRDNITCFKSLEKMTATGRSICFCMGRYGTPSRILAPLFDSAFTYASIQHGKESAPGQLTVEELRAAYRIMGV; encoded by the coding sequence GTGAACATCAAGATTTGCGGAGTGATCACGGCCAGAACACCAAACGAACTGAAGAATATGCTTCTTAAGGCTGAGCGGCTTAAAGTCGACCTTGCTGAGATAAGGATTGATTATTGGAAGAGAGAGATGAACTCTCAAGGAGTCCGTAAACTGAGTGCTCTGCCCTTAATCGCCACCGTTAGGCCTATTTGGGAGGGTGGAGTCTTTGACAGAGGGGAGGAGGAGAGGAAATTTCTACTACTCTCCGCAGCCGACGCAGGCTTCGACTATGTAGATATAGAGTTAAGGACTGAAGGATTAAACAAGATGGTAGAGGAGGTGCGGCGTGCTGGTTCAAAACCCATTGTATCATCTCACAACTTCAACTTCACACCTGATGCGGATGAGCTTTACAGAATATTTCTGGAAGAGCTGAAGGTTGGCGCTGAGATCTGTAAGATTGTGACCATGGCGAAGTCATTTAGAGATAACATCACTTGCTTCAAATCTTTGGAGAAGATGACTGCAACTGGGCGATCTATATGCTTCTGCATGGGGCGATATGGCACCCCCTCGAGAATATTAGCCCCTTTATTTGACTCGGCATTTACATATGCATCCATTCAACATGGAAAAGAGTCGGCGCCAGGACAACTTACGGTGGAGGAACTTCGGGCGGCGTATAGAATCATGGGGGTTTAA
- a CDS encoding shikimate dehydrogenase: protein MEVNGRTRLYCIIGDPVEHSLSPVMHNTAFKSLGLNCIYVAFKVDAKALGEAITGLKALGVEGFNVTIPHKINVMRYLDEIDSTAREIGAVNTVKYSGGRLYGYNTDGAGVLSALEEAKVDLHGKRVALIGAGGAARAIAFALASRVEEISIINRTAGKGIELAEALKKHFGITVRAKGLDRAVLKKELAEADILINATSIGMHPHLGSPVDSDLLRPGIVVFDIVYTPLETRLLRDARLKGLKTVDGVGMLVHQGAKSLEIWLGVGPPIELMRKAVLERLVRV, encoded by the coding sequence ATGGAGGTCAATGGGAGGACGAGACTCTACTGCATAATAGGCGACCCAGTCGAGCACTCCCTCAGCCCCGTCATGCATAACACTGCATTCAAAAGCCTTGGTTTAAACTGCATATATGTTGCCTTCAAAGTTGATGCTAAGGCTCTGGGAGAGGCTATCACCGGTCTTAAGGCATTGGGGGTCGAAGGCTTCAATGTTACAATCCCCCATAAAATAAATGTGATGCGCTACCTCGACGAGATCGACTCTACCGCCAGGGAGATTGGCGCCGTTAATACCGTGAAATACTCGGGAGGAAGGCTGTATGGCTATAATACAGACGGTGCCGGCGTCCTTTCAGCGCTGGAAGAGGCGAAGGTAGATCTTCATGGGAAGAGGGTTGCGTTAATAGGGGCAGGTGGTGCTGCCCGGGCTATAGCTTTCGCCTTGGCATCAAGAGTGGAGGAGATCTCCATCATCAACCGAACTGCGGGTAAAGGGATCGAGTTGGCTGAGGCGCTAAAGAAGCATTTCGGTATAACTGTAAGGGCCAAGGGGTTGGACCGTGCAGTGTTGAAAAAAGAACTTGCTGAAGCTGACATCCTCATAAACGCGACATCCATCGGTATGCACCCACATTTAGGATCTCCGGTGGACTCAGACCTCCTCAGGCCTGGCATTGTGGTCTTTGACATAGTCTACACACCACTAGAGACGCGGCTGTTGAGAGACGCACGGTTAAAAGGTTTAAAGACGGTGGATGGGGTAGGGATGCTTGTCCATCAGGGCGCCAAGTCCTTGGAGATATGGCTTGGGGTGGGGCCTCCCATAGAACTCATGAGGAAGGCTGTGTTAGAAAGGTTGGTGAGAGTGTAA
- the aroC gene encoding chorismate synthase, with amino-acid sequence MPANSIGERFTLTLLGESHGACVGAIVDGCPPGLPLQPEDIQKELDKRRPSLEEASTRRREEDHVEILSGVFRGYTTGAPICMLVWNRDVQSEFYEELKRRPRPGHADYPAYVRYGGFNDYRGGGRFSARVTIGFVMAGAIAKKLLKTIGVEVLAHTVEIGGVALTHPPSLDEIRSKVYTNTVRCANVEASKLMEEAIRGARAEGDSVGGIVECMALNLPAGLGDPIFASLDADLAKFLFCIPAVKGLEFGAGFKAARLRGSDNNDEYAVREGRVVTLTNNSGGILGGLSTGMPLVVRVAFKPPSSIPKRQRTVDLETMTDTTIEVKGRHDACVVPRAVPIVEAVVATVLVDHILRQGFIKTVVSL; translated from the coding sequence ATGCCAGCTAACTCTATAGGTGAACGTTTCACCCTGACTCTCCTCGGTGAAAGCCACGGAGCATGTGTCGGAGCTATAGTGGATGGCTGCCCCCCAGGCTTGCCCCTTCAACCAGAGGATATCCAGAAGGAACTGGATAAAAGAAGACCGAGCCTCGAAGAGGCTTCAACGCGGAGACGAGAGGAGGATCACGTAGAGATTCTATCCGGAGTATTTAGAGGTTATACTACAGGCGCCCCCATATGTATGTTAGTCTGGAACAGAGACGTCCAGTCAGAGTTCTATGAAGAACTCAAAAGGAGACCTAGGCCAGGCCACGCCGACTATCCAGCCTATGTCAGATATGGCGGCTTCAATGATTATCGGGGTGGGGGGCGCTTCTCTGCTAGAGTAACCATCGGTTTCGTGATGGCTGGCGCCATAGCTAAGAAACTTCTGAAAACCATCGGAGTTGAAGTTCTTGCACATACTGTGGAGATCGGTGGGGTGGCTTTGACACATCCGCCCAGCCTCGACGAGATAAGATCTAAGGTTTACACAAACACAGTCAGATGTGCTAATGTTGAGGCGTCTAAACTAATGGAGGAAGCTATTCGTGGCGCACGGGCTGAAGGTGACAGCGTTGGTGGGATAGTTGAGTGCATGGCACTTAACCTACCAGCTGGTTTAGGTGACCCCATCTTCGCCTCACTCGATGCTGACTTGGCAAAGTTTCTCTTCTGTATACCGGCAGTTAAAGGTTTAGAGTTCGGGGCCGGCTTCAAAGCCGCACGTCTCCGAGGGTCGGATAACAATGACGAATATGCTGTGAGAGAAGGCAGAGTGGTAACGTTGACGAATAATTCTGGGGGAATCCTAGGTGGTCTCTCCACGGGGATGCCTTTGGTGGTTCGGGTAGCCTTCAAGCCTCCATCATCTATACCCAAGAGGCAGAGAACAGTCGATCTAGAAACCATGACGGATACAACGATAGAGGTGAAAGGGAGGCATGACGCCTGTGTGGTGCCGAGGGCTGTTCCAATTGTGGAGGCAGTTGTCGCTACAGTTCTAGTTGACCACATACTAAGGCAAGGTTTCATAAAGACTGTGGTGTCGTTATGA
- a CDS encoding 2-amino-3,7-dideoxy-D-threo-hept-6-ulosonate synthase — MSVGKERRLRRILREDRRAVIVPMDHGVSSGPIQGIEDMQKIVDKLRAGRADAIIIHRGIARRVDIGGLGLIVHLSASTSIGVEPTWKVKVCSVEEALRLGADAVSIHVNVGSTHEAEMLSKMGEVSDCCERFGVPLLAMMYPRGPNIKDEHDPKLVRHVARLGAELGADLIKVPYTGSLESFREVVESCPAPVIIAGGPKARTDREVLEMVYDSIQVGGAGVSIGRNIFQHADPAAMVRALSAIVHKRATVEEALKIIGGAP; from the coding sequence GTGAGTGTAGGAAAAGAGAGACGGCTGCGGAGGATACTCAGAGAAGACAGACGGGCGGTAATCGTTCCGATGGACCACGGTGTCTCATCAGGGCCAATTCAGGGAATCGAGGATATGCAGAAAATTGTAGACAAGTTGCGCGCTGGGCGAGCTGACGCGATCATAATCCACCGAGGGATAGCTAGGAGGGTGGATATAGGTGGGTTGGGTCTCATAGTTCACCTCTCCGCCAGTACAAGCATTGGGGTCGAGCCTACTTGGAAGGTAAAAGTTTGCAGTGTGGAGGAGGCATTACGCTTAGGAGCTGATGCCGTCTCGATCCATGTTAATGTAGGCTCAACGCATGAGGCTGAGATGCTCTCAAAGATGGGTGAAGTGTCTGACTGCTGCGAGAGGTTTGGGGTGCCGCTTCTAGCAATGATGTATCCTAGGGGTCCTAACATAAAAGATGAGCACGACCCCAAACTTGTTCGGCATGTGGCACGATTAGGCGCTGAGTTAGGGGCAGACCTCATTAAAGTACCTTACACTGGTAGCTTGGAGAGCTTTAGAGAGGTCGTGGAGAGCTGTCCTGCGCCTGTTATCATCGCCGGGGGCCCGAAGGCTAGGACGGATAGGGAGGTTTTAGAGATGGTCTACGACTCCATTCAGGTAGGAGGCGCGGGTGTGTCTATTGGTAGAAACATATTCCAGCACGCAGACCCTGCAGCTATGGTGAGAGCTCTATCGGCTATTGTCCATAAGAGGGCGACGGTGGAAGAAGCTTTAAAGATTATTGGTGGTGCTCCGTGA
- a CDS encoding prephenate dehydrogenase/arogenate dehydrogenase family protein, protein MSGLEGLLKILYDPRIPGFHMAKEKITILGGTGGMGRWFARFFSNKGYSVTITGRSFEKAEKIANELGVGFAKANREAASEADIILVATPIETTAGVIRELRGSVRRGAILFDIASVKSSIIEALEEASKLGARTASVHPMFGPGAESMHGQKVIIIPVRGDLTVVHQLTELFEEEGAVVHLLPDGATHDRIMALVLALPHFLNAVFALTVPPETINDIKKMAGTTFTLQLLVAESTLQDLNLSAQLQTSNMAFQGLLVETLKIAKRLGDAVSSGDRVVVKKLLEEAKAHLALDPDFQKAYEKFYAALRAIS, encoded by the coding sequence TTGTCGGGTCTCGAGGGGCTGTTAAAGATTCTCTACGATCCAAGAATCCCAGGGTTTCATATGGCTAAGGAGAAAATCACAATCCTAGGCGGGACTGGGGGAATGGGCCGTTGGTTTGCCAGATTCTTCAGTAATAAGGGCTACAGCGTAACTATAACAGGTCGGAGCTTTGAGAAGGCTGAGAAAATTGCTAACGAACTTGGCGTCGGTTTCGCAAAAGCCAATCGTGAGGCGGCTTCAGAAGCTGACATTATCCTTGTGGCGACACCGATCGAAACCACGGCTGGAGTTATAAGGGAACTGAGGGGGAGTGTTAGGAGGGGGGCCATCTTATTTGATATAGCCTCCGTGAAGAGTAGCATAATCGAAGCTTTAGAGGAAGCTTCAAAGCTGGGCGCTAGAACCGCGAGTGTTCACCCTATGTTCGGACCTGGCGCCGAGTCGATGCATGGTCAGAAGGTAATCATCATACCGGTGAGGGGGGATCTTACTGTCGTTCACCAGCTGACTGAGCTCTTTGAAGAAGAAGGGGCTGTGGTTCACCTACTTCCAGATGGTGCGACCCATGATAGGATTATGGCTTTAGTCTTGGCGTTGCCACATTTCCTGAACGCAGTTTTCGCTTTAACAGTTCCCCCTGAGACTATTAACGATATTAAAAAAATGGCTGGAACAACCTTCACCCTTCAGCTACTTGTAGCCGAGAGTACACTTCAAGATCTAAATCTCTCAGCCCAACTTCAGACTAGTAACATGGCTTTTCAAGGGCTTCTGGTTGAAACCTTGAAGATTGCTAAGAGGCTGGGGGATGCCGTATCAAGTGGAGACAGGGTTGTCGTGAAAAAACTTCTGGAGGAGGCAAAAGCCCACCTGGCACTCGACCCAGATTTCCAGAAGGCTTATGAGAAGTTTTACGCAGCACTTAGAGCTATAAGCTAG
- the asd gene encoding aspartate-semialdehyde dehydrogenase yields MSKLKAAVLGATGMVGQKFVQLLEGHPWFELTAVAASERSQSKIYSEAARWVLGGVIPPEAAELEVKPVTPEALKGVDMVFSALPADIASKVEEDFAREGFIVLSNASAHRMDVDVPLMNPEVNSDHAALLEEQRRRRKWDGAIVTNPNCTTAILTLSLKPIFDHFGISSLVVSTMQAISGAGYPGVVAMDIVDNIIPFIKEEEEKVERECLKILGSSGRAASFKVSASCHRVAVLDGHTEAVFVETERPIDPEDAATVMREFKGEPQRLRLPSAPEQPIVVRTEVDRPQPRLDRMAGKGMSVVVGRIRRNFCGVKYVVSGHNVIRGAAGCSILNAEILKAKGYL; encoded by the coding sequence ATGTCCAAGTTAAAGGCAGCAGTTCTAGGAGCAACAGGCATGGTTGGACAGAAGTTCGTCCAACTCTTAGAGGGGCACCCGTGGTTTGAGCTGACCGCCGTGGCGGCTTCAGAGAGATCCCAGAGTAAGATTTACTCGGAGGCCGCCAGATGGGTCTTGGGAGGTGTAATACCGCCTGAAGCTGCTGAACTCGAAGTTAAACCTGTGACTCCAGAAGCTTTGAAAGGAGTGGACATGGTCTTCTCAGCGCTCCCAGCTGATATCGCGAGTAAGGTGGAGGAAGATTTCGCCCGGGAAGGCTTTATCGTTTTAAGTAACGCCAGTGCCCACCGCATGGATGTAGATGTCCCCTTGATGAACCCAGAGGTCAACTCAGATCATGCCGCATTGTTGGAGGAGCAACGCCGCAGGAGAAAGTGGGATGGAGCAATCGTGACAAACCCAAACTGTACCACAGCGATTCTGACTTTATCGTTGAAGCCTATCTTTGACCATTTTGGTATCTCTAGTTTAGTTGTCTCTACCATGCAGGCGATCTCTGGTGCAGGATACCCTGGAGTTGTAGCCATGGATATAGTGGATAACATTATTCCCTTCATCAAAGAGGAGGAGGAGAAGGTGGAGAGGGAGTGCTTAAAAATCCTCGGCTCCTCTGGGAGGGCTGCAAGCTTCAAGGTTTCAGCCAGCTGCCACCGTGTAGCAGTGTTAGACGGTCATACAGAGGCAGTATTCGTCGAGACAGAGAGACCGATCGACCCTGAGGATGCCGCTACGGTAATGAGGGAGTTCAAAGGGGAACCTCAAAGGCTTAGGCTCCCCTCCGCACCAGAGCAGCCGATCGTAGTTCGCACTGAAGTTGATAGACCTCAACCTCGATTAGATCGCATGGCCGGCAAAGGAATGTCTGTTGTTGTCGGGCGGATAAGGAGAAATTTTTGCGGTGTTAAATATGTGGTTTCAGGTCATAATGTAATTCGTGGGGCTGCTGGGTGTTCCATTCTTAATGCCGAGATCCTTAAAGCTAAAGGTTACCTGTAA
- the aroA gene encoding 3-phosphoshikimate 1-carboxyvinyltransferase — protein MLNVLIEGGRKLRGVVAAPPSKSYTHRAVIAAALSSGVSTLTDPLRSEDTLATVNACRALGVAIDETENTLVIHGRTDLQAPRCEIDCGASASTIRFITPVAALSTGTTVLTGRKSLLNRPVGPLIDALRDLGVDCSSVNGFPPVTVHGGGLKGGATSLPGDISSQFLTGLLLACPLASGDTEIRLLGRLESRPYVALTLSVVSKHGIKIDVSPDYAKFKIYGCQKYTPHDHRVIGDFSSAAFILAAACITNSRVRVENLETELKDQPDIQILDALSKFGVDLKVERDSVEVLGGHLKGTDIDVKDTPDLVPVYAALGCFAEGETKLLNAGRLRLKESNRLEALASELGKMGAKITATSDTLVVSGPSRLRGARVDPHDDHRIAMSCAIAALGALGDVAITEAECVNKSYPNFFRDLKSLGGKVRYAS, from the coding sequence ATGCTTAACGTACTGATTGAGGGAGGAAGAAAGCTTAGAGGAGTCGTCGCAGCTCCCCCCTCAAAGAGCTATACTCATAGGGCAGTTATAGCTGCGGCTCTATCCTCTGGAGTCTCGACTTTGACAGATCCGCTCCGCTCCGAGGATACCCTAGCCACCGTGAACGCCTGCAGAGCTCTCGGGGTAGCCATAGATGAGACGGAAAACACACTCGTAATCCATGGTAGAACCGACTTGCAAGCTCCGAGATGCGAGATCGACTGTGGGGCTTCTGCCTCCACAATAAGGTTCATCACACCTGTAGCAGCTTTATCCACTGGAACGACTGTTTTGACCGGTCGAAAAAGTCTTCTGAATAGGCCCGTAGGGCCTTTGATAGATGCACTGCGCGACCTTGGGGTAGATTGTAGCTCGGTCAACGGTTTTCCGCCAGTCACGGTTCACGGCGGTGGTTTAAAAGGTGGCGCCACCTCACTCCCTGGGGATATAAGCTCCCAATTCTTGACAGGGCTCTTACTGGCTTGCCCTCTGGCCTCAGGAGACACGGAGATACGCCTGTTAGGTAGGCTTGAATCAAGACCATACGTAGCTCTAACATTAAGTGTGGTAAGTAAACATGGGATTAAAATTGATGTCTCACCGGATTACGCCAAATTTAAGATCTATGGCTGCCAAAAGTATACGCCTCATGATCATCGTGTCATAGGAGACTTCTCTTCAGCAGCCTTCATCCTTGCGGCTGCGTGTATCACGAACTCTCGAGTGAGAGTCGAGAACTTGGAGACGGAGCTAAAAGACCAGCCAGATATTCAAATATTAGATGCCCTCAGCAAGTTTGGAGTTGACTTGAAGGTGGAGAGAGATTCGGTTGAAGTTTTGGGTGGGCACTTGAAGGGAACTGATATCGATGTTAAAGATACCCCAGACTTAGTTCCAGTCTACGCCGCCTTAGGCTGCTTCGCAGAGGGTGAGACCAAGCTTCTCAACGCAGGGAGACTTCGACTGAAAGAGTCTAACCGCCTCGAGGCTCTAGCCTCTGAACTCGGTAAGATGGGAGCCAAGATCACAGCCACCAGTGACACCTTGGTTGTAAGTGGGCCTTCTAGGTTAAGGGGAGCCCGCGTGGACCCCCACGATGACCACAGGATAGCTATGTCCTGTGCGATAGCCGCCCTCGGCGCCCTAGGCGATGTCGCAATAACCGAAGCCGAATGTGTCAACAAGTCTTATCCAAACTTCTTCAGAGATTTAAAGAGTCTGGGAGGCAAGGTCAGATATGCCAGCTAA
- a CDS encoding 3-dehydroquinate synthase II — protein sequence MKELWVEVSSSLPEPLRGAVLKAAHEVSGTVLVGEDLFKSAKDLGLRVVSKAGGEIQLLERVDETHTMVGKKALPLTCIRVSVRGKGDEADVVKAAEEGVDYIIISCPDWKVIPLENLIAKIHGRSKLLAEVSSASEAKVALETLELGADGVVLKTADPKEVYAVGTLMAEMKLSGEGAKLQLIPAKILQVKQLGLGARVCVDTCELMQPGEGMLLGCQSSGLFLVQAEVQENPHVEPRPFRVNAGPVSLYTLSPSGQTRYLSELKAGDEVLISDREGNTRPAVVGRIKIERRPMILVEAEAEGKRFKTIVQNAETIRLVTADGSISVSELKAGNEVLIYHKPGGRHFGVLVREETVIER from the coding sequence GTGAAGGAGCTTTGGGTAGAGGTCAGCAGCTCTTTGCCAGAGCCTTTAAGGGGGGCTGTCCTGAAGGCTGCTCACGAAGTATCCGGAACGGTTTTGGTGGGTGAGGATCTTTTCAAGTCTGCAAAAGACCTAGGGTTGAGGGTCGTATCCAAGGCTGGTGGAGAAATTCAGCTCCTAGAACGCGTCGATGAGACTCATACCATGGTGGGTAAGAAGGCTTTGCCCCTTACTTGCATCCGGGTTAGCGTCCGAGGGAAGGGGGATGAAGCTGATGTTGTAAAGGCGGCTGAGGAAGGAGTTGACTATATAATAATTAGTTGTCCTGACTGGAAGGTAATCCCCCTAGAGAATTTGATAGCTAAGATCCACGGCAGAAGCAAACTTCTAGCTGAAGTTTCAAGCGCATCGGAAGCTAAGGTTGCATTAGAAACTCTTGAGCTTGGAGCCGACGGCGTAGTCCTAAAGACAGCCGACCCTAAGGAGGTATACGCCGTAGGTACACTCATGGCTGAGATGAAGTTATCCGGTGAAGGCGCGAAGTTGCAGCTCATACCAGCTAAGATCCTCCAAGTAAAGCAGTTAGGTCTAGGAGCGAGGGTTTGTGTTGATACCTGTGAATTAATGCAGCCTGGAGAAGGAATGCTTTTAGGCTGCCAGTCCTCAGGTCTCTTTCTAGTTCAAGCAGAGGTTCAGGAGAACCCTCACGTCGAGCCAAGACCCTTCAGAGTGAATGCTGGGCCGGTATCCCTCTACACGCTGTCTCCTAGCGGCCAAACCCGTTACCTCTCAGAGTTGAAGGCTGGAGACGAGGTTCTAATCTCCGACAGGGAAGGTAACACCCGCCCTGCGGTCGTAGGACGTATAAAAATTGAGAGGCGCCCCATGATATTGGTGGAAGCGGAGGCTGAGGGTAAAAGATTTAAGACAATCGTCCAGAACGCTGAGACAATTCGCCTTGTAACGGCTGATGGCTCTATCTCAGTCTCAGAGTTGAAGGCTGGGAATGAGGTTTTGATCTACCACAAACCTGGCGGGAGACATTTTGGGGTCCTTGTGAGAGAGGAGACCGTGATTGAGCGGTGA